The Crassaminicella indica genomic interval TACCAAAATTTATGCCTTATTTCAAAAAAGAAATTCCACCTACCGTATATACATTAAAATATCTTACAAGAAATATGGTATTACAAGCTGCTATAGGAAACTATACTGATGCACAAAAAAGTCTAAATCAAATTAAAGAGCAAGGCCAAACCATAAAATCTGAACTGATTGAGAAGAAAGCTAAATCTACAGCAGATAAATTTGATGCATCTGTAACCAATCTACAAAAAGCTCTTGATAAAAAGGATATACATCTTATTAAGATCAATACAAGCATCGTCATGAAAAACATCATGCTAATGGTTGATGATTTAGGTAAGCCTGTATCATAAAAGCATCATATACAATATGATGCTTATCCTTTTACACAAAAATACAGGATCAATAGAGAAAGGTCTTTAAGACATTTGCCATATAAAAAATCGGACCAAATCCTAAGACTTCCCTTTCCCTATCGTCCTGTACAATAATATTATCTGTCAGCAAAAAAATATTATTCATAATTACTCTAAGAAAAAACACCCAATCAAGTTTTTTTAGAATACAGGTGGTGCTTCCGGCATCTTTCTCTTATGCTCCGAACGTTTATGTAATCTTTCAATAATTTCTTGATCTTTTTTAGGAATCTCTTTTCCTTCAAGGAAATCATCTATCATATCATATGTTGTACCCATTTCTGTTTCATCAGTTTGTCCTTCCCAAAGACCTGCTGATGGAGGTCTATCAATAACACTTTGTGGTACTCCTAAATATCTTGCCCATTCATAAACCTCTCTTTTTAATAAATTAGCAATTGGTAAAATATCTACCCCACCATCTCCATACTTTGTAAAATATCCAGTATACACTTCAGCCGCATTATCTGTTCCTACAACAAGATAGTTTAGTGAATTTGCTATACAATAAATTGTGCTCATACGCAATCTCGCTCTCAAGTTTGCATCACTCAATTTCAATTGATTATTTTGATCTAATATTTTTTTGCTATGCATTGTACTTAATACACTATTAAATAATTTATCATGAACTTCACTTAATTCTACTTCAACATACTCTATTCCACAAGCTTTAGCAACTTCTAAAGCATCTAATCTATCCTTAGAATTACTTTTACAAGGTAAAATAACACCTAAAGAATTTTCTGGAAATGCTCTTTTTATTAAATTAGCCACTAAAGCTGAATCAATTCCACCTGATATTCCTACTACTAATCCTTTTGTATTAGACTCTTTTACCTTTTCTCTAAGCCAATTTACTGTTAAATCAATTTTTTCTTGTATGCTTCTACTCATTCAAGATCTTTCCTTTCTTTATAAATTCGTTAAAACTATTAGATATTATACCACAAAACTCCTCGACATATAAAGACATAGTCTCCTGAGACTATGTCTTTCTTCACCATATTATTCAAAATCAAACAACGACGTGCTTAAATATCGTTCACCATAGCTTGGAATAATCACAACGATTTTCTTTCCCTTTCCTAGTTCTTTTGCCTTTTTTATAGCTCCAAAAATAGCTGCTCCTGACGAAATTCCAACTAAAATACCTTCTTTCATAGGAAGTTTTCTTGCTGTCTGTATTGCATCTTCATCTTCTACCTGAATAATTTCATCAATAATATCTTTATTCAAAGTTTTAGGAATAAAACCTGCTCCAATCCCTTGAATTTTATGAGGTCCAGGTTTATTTCCTGAAAGCACAGAAGAATTTTTTGGCTCAATAGCTACTATTTTTACATTTTTTATTTCTTTCTTAATGATTTCTCCAATTCCAGTAATAGTTCCTCCTGTCCCTACTCCAGCAATAAGCATATCAAATTTATTATCCATTTGCTTTAAAATTTCTAAAGCTGTAGTATTTCTATGTGCTTCTGGATTTGCTGCATTTTCAAATTGCTGAGGCATAAAATAAGATGGATTATTTTTTACAATTTCATTGGCTTTATCAATAGCTCCCTTCATTCCCTTTGCTCCATCTGTAAGCACCACTTCAGCTCCAAAAGCTTTTAATAATTTTCTTCTCTCTATACTCATAGTCTCTGGCATAACAAGTATTACTTTATAACCTTTTGCAGCACCAATCATAGCAAGTCCTATTCCAGTATTTCCACTAGTAGGTTCTACAATGACTGAGTCTTTTTTTAATTTTCCTTCCCTCTCTGCTGTTTCAATCATATTTAAAGCAATTCGATCTTTTACACTACTACCCGGGTTAAAAAATTCTAGCTTAAGATATACTTCAGCATCATCCTTTCCAACTAACTTATTTAATTTAACCATAGGAGTATTTCCTATCAATTCTGTGATATTATTTACAACTCTCATACAAATCCTCCAATCCATAGTTTTCTTATCGGAATTTATGTATTTATTTTATAATATATTCATAATCCCGTCAACACATTATCTTTCCTTAATGATCCCCCCATCTAATTCATCAAGGTATAATGTGTCTTGTATAGATATTTCAGCTTTTGCATTAGTTATGTTTTTAATATTTTTCATTACTTGTTCACTTTGATCTACAGGAGAATAAATATACATATTTACAGCATCATCAAATATTGTATCTTTTATACTATATCCATCATTTAATATTTTGTTTTGAACTTTTCCAAGCATTGAATAATCTATTCTTATTTTAATCAAATCATACAAAGCTTTTTCAATAACCTTAGCTTCATTCAACACCAGCTTTGCTGTGCCAGTGTATGCTCGAACCAAACCACCTGTTCCTAACTTTATTCCTCCAAAATACCTTGTAACAACTATAGCAATATTTGTAATTCCTTCCTTTTTGAGCATATCTAAAATAGGTACACCTGCTGTTCCAGCTGGTTCTCCATCATCACTATATCTTTGTATCTCACTTTTTTTCCCTACTATAAAGGCAGGTACATTATGTGTTGCATTTTTATGTATTGATTTTATTTCTTCTACAAAAGCCACCGCCTCATCTTCCGTTTCTACAGGCTTTGCATAACCAATAAATCTTGATTTGTCAATAACATGTTCCACCTCTGCATATTGAAATATAGTTTTATATCTTTTAACCATAACTTTCCCTCCCTAAAATAATAGAAGAGTAGACTAAACTACTCTTCTATCATTATACCATTATTTCTTGTATAGCCATGTCTTTATATTTTTTATATGCAAGGTTAACTAAAGATTTATCTTGATTATGTGTAATCATATTTAATGCTACATCAATATCATAAAAACCAATATCCCTAAAACCTAATTCCTCATTTAATTGATAATTTTCTTCTAATGCCCTCATCAAATACCATGTTATTTCATTGCAAACTGGCTTTTGTCTGCTCATAGAAAAAAATTCGTAACAAGTTTCTCCCACGCATGAGATAATTTCAGCTTCAACACCCGCTTCTTCCTTAACACGAGTCAAAGCAACATCTCTTGAAAGATCCCCGTTACGAATTACACCCTTTGGTAATACCCATTGATCCTTTTCATTTTTCAAAAGCAAAACCTTATCCTCAAAGAACACTACACCACCAGCGCAATTTCTAAAAAGCATGGGGCATTCCTCCCTTCATATTGTATATTATTATCATAACCTATACATACTATTTTTTCAACGTTTTTCTGAAAATTTAAAATTTTATTTTCGTTCTATAGATAAACAACATAAACACTAAAAAAATATATAAATATAAGTGAATGACTTTGATAACTTTTGCAAAAAAACTTAATGAAATTACATGAAAAATAAGTTAAGAGCCTTCATTGTTTGAACGAAGTGAGTTTTGACGTTGTTTATCTATATTATTTCTTTCAAAATAAAATTTATGTATTATTTCCAATAATAATTTAAACTTCTTTCACGCATACTAATTGAAAAGAACTTTGAGGTGATTTATTTGTATATCATTTATCACTGCGTAGGTGGTTGTCATTCATCTTGTACTGCCGCTGCAATTCATTTGAATATTTTACCTACTCATCATACTCCAAATAAACACGATTTATTAAATATTCCTTTTTTTGATACACTGGAAAAAACAGATGCTGGAAAAATTATTTATAGAGGGACTGATGAATGTGGCAATAAAATATACACCCTCGGAAGGCAGTTTGTCCCTCATATTATTATTCCCTGCATCAAGGACATGTGGAATATATTAGGTCAAAAGGAAGAAGATCTCTTAATTATAGATACACTCCCATGCGTAAATTGGCTCATGAAAATAGGTGGTTTTATTTCTAGAAGATTGAAGTGGATTACATTTGGAAGACCTATTGTCGCACATGGAACCATTTTGGCATATAAAGATCTTGTAAAATTAGTAGAGGAGACAAAGAAAATCCTTCCTTAAGGATTTCCCAATCTCCTCTCAATATTATCAATAGCTTCATAAAATGCTTTTTTTACATATTTTTTTTCATTAGGATTTCCCAAAAGTCTTTTTATCTTCATAACAGACTTTTCATTTCCTATTTTTCCTAACCCCTTTGCAGCATATTGCCTTACTTGAGGCTTTGGATCTATTAAAGCCTTATGGAGATATTCAATACCGCTCGCATCCCCAATTTTATTAATAGCAGAACACACCATTCTCCTAACATTTCCATGAGGATGCTTGATATCCTTATAAACAATATGAATTAGTTTTTTTATCCCTAATTCACCGATAATCCAAATTAAAATCATTTTATCTTCTGCATTGCTTATTCGATTATATTGATAATAAATTTCTTTTGCCAAAGCTTTTCTATCTTCAATATTCATATTATTAATAATTTTAATCCTCTCAACTTTTGAAATCTCTAGCATTTTTTCTAAAATAGACTGCTCATTATCATTTGCAAAAAAAACTTCTGATTTTGCTAAAATAATTTGTCTTTTTACTTGTTCCACATTCATATTTCTAATCTTAGCAATCAATGCAATGCTTTTTCCTTCATGATATAGAAGATATGTTATCATATAATCCTTCATCGTATTATAATTTTCCC includes:
- the nadE gene encoding NAD(+) synthase: MSRSIQEKIDLTVNWLREKVKESNTKGLVVGISGGIDSALVANLIKRAFPENSLGVILPCKSNSKDRLDALEVAKACGIEYVEVELSEVHDKLFNSVLSTMHSKKILDQNNQLKLSDANLRARLRMSTIYCIANSLNYLVVGTDNAAEVYTGYFTKYGDGGVDILPIANLLKREVYEWARYLGVPQSVIDRPPSAGLWEGQTDETEMGTTYDMIDDFLEGKEIPKKDQEIIERLHKRSEHKRKMPEAPPVF
- the cysK gene encoding cysteine synthase A, with the translated sequence MRVVNNITELIGNTPMVKLNKLVGKDDAEVYLKLEFFNPGSSVKDRIALNMIETAEREGKLKKDSVIVEPTSGNTGIGLAMIGAAKGYKVILVMPETMSIERRKLLKAFGAEVVLTDGAKGMKGAIDKANEIVKNNPSYFMPQQFENAANPEAHRNTTALEILKQMDNKFDMLIAGVGTGGTITGIGEIIKKEIKNVKIVAIEPKNSSVLSGNKPGPHKIQGIGAGFIPKTLNKDIIDEIIQVEDEDAIQTARKLPMKEGILVGISSGAAIFGAIKKAKELGKGKKIVVIIPSYGERYLSTSLFDFE
- a CDS encoding YigZ family protein — its product is MVKRYKTIFQYAEVEHVIDKSRFIGYAKPVETEDEAVAFVEEIKSIHKNATHNVPAFIVGKKSEIQRYSDDGEPAGTAGVPILDMLKKEGITNIAIVVTRYFGGIKLGTGGLVRAYTGTAKLVLNEAKVIEKALYDLIKIRIDYSMLGKVQNKILNDGYSIKDTIFDDAVNMYIYSPVDQSEQVMKNIKNITNAKAEISIQDTLYLDELDGGIIKER
- a CDS encoding NUDIX hydrolase, coding for MLFRNCAGGVVFFEDKVLLLKNEKDQWVLPKGVIRNGDLSRDVALTRVKEEAGVEAEIISCVGETCYEFFSMSRQKPVCNEITWYLMRALEENYQLNEELGFRDIGFYDIDVALNMITHNQDKSLVNLAYKKYKDMAIQEIMV
- a CDS encoding DUF3189 family protein, whose amino-acid sequence is MYIIYHCVGGCHSSCTAAAIHLNILPTHHTPNKHDLLNIPFFDTLEKTDAGKIIYRGTDECGNKIYTLGRQFVPHIIIPCIKDMWNILGQKEEDLLIIDTLPCVNWLMKIGGFISRRLKWITFGRPIVAHGTILAYKDLVKLVEETKKILP
- a CDS encoding HEAT repeat domain-containing protein codes for the protein MEKGNSLSLSWENYNTMKDYMITYLLYHEGKSIALIAKIRNMNVEQVKRQIILAKSEVFFANDNEQSILEKMLEISKVERIKIINNMNIEDRKALAKEIYYQYNRISNAEDKMILIWIIGELGIKKLIHIVYKDIKHPHGNVRRMVCSAINKIGDASGIEYLHKALIDPKPQVRQYAAKGLGKIGNEKSVMKIKRLLGNPNEKKYVKKAFYEAIDNIERRLGNP